A stretch of Paenibacillus mucilaginosus 3016 DNA encodes these proteins:
- the mobA gene encoding molybdenum cofactor guanylyltransferase, with product METDVQTGQANAAAPLTGAILAGGQNRRMGGRSKALLAVEGETFLQRQVKEMSGVCSDILLLTQNASLYAEELAALREEGIAVRVVPDLVPARGPLGGLQSALHASSSDLLWVVGCDMPFVSSQAAAELAAVCLHTDAAAAVPCIAGRIHPLHGVYRKKILPLAERMLEESDYRMMGVLHLTSWEPVDEVVWNRLGIRTDFVRNINTPDEYQELLRERSSF from the coding sequence GTGGAAACAGACGTGCAGACAGGGCAGGCAAACGCGGCGGCACCGCTGACCGGCGCCATTCTGGCCGGGGGACAGAACCGGAGGATGGGAGGCCGGAGCAAGGCACTGCTCGCTGTGGAAGGGGAGACCTTCCTGCAGCGGCAGGTGAAGGAAATGTCGGGAGTCTGCAGCGACATTCTGCTCCTGACCCAGAATGCCTCATTGTATGCTGAGGAGCTGGCAGCTCTGAGGGAGGAAGGGATCGCCGTCCGGGTCGTACCGGATCTTGTACCTGCCAGAGGCCCTCTCGGCGGGCTTCAGTCTGCTCTGCATGCGTCTTCTTCCGACCTGCTGTGGGTCGTAGGCTGCGATATGCCGTTCGTCTCCTCCCAGGCGGCCGCCGAGCTGGCGGCCGTCTGCCTTCACACGGATGCCGCGGCGGCAGTTCCCTGCATTGCCGGCCGGATCCATCCCCTCCACGGCGTATACCGGAAGAAAATCCTCCCTTTGGCAGAACGTATGCTCGAGGAGAGCGATTATCGGATGATGGGTGTGCTCCATCTCACATCCTGGGAGCCGGTAGATGAGGTAGTATGGAACAGGCTGGGCATCCGTACGGATTTTGTACGAAATATCAATACGCCGGATGAATACCAGGAGCTGCTTCGGGAACGTTCGTCATTTTAG
- the moaA gene encoding GTP 3',8-cyclase MoaA, which yields MTQLLVDRFGRVHDYLRISVTDRCNLRCVYCMPEEGMEFEPDEKLLTFDEIASVVRVLAGYGVRKIRLTGGEPLVRKNLEVLVGMLSAIPGIEDIALTTNGIYFASRAEKLREAGLTRINVSLDSLRPDRFSLITRGGDLKRVLQGLEAAYRVGLDPVKLNVVLMKGMNDDEIGDFLAMTLERNIHVRFIEYMPIGHEDEGWRARYLPLTTVLERCAERGWKVDALEKPISGNGPSQNYRIAGAAGTFGLIHPVSDHFCQTCNRLRLTADGNIKPCLYWSDEFNVRRYIGDDEALAAMFFRALDVKPESHEMAQALLKQSQSHTPTIRRMSQIGG from the coding sequence ATGACACAACTGCTCGTGGACCGCTTCGGCCGTGTGCATGATTATCTTCGGATCTCGGTCACGGACCGGTGCAATCTTCGCTGCGTGTACTGCATGCCGGAAGAAGGAATGGAGTTCGAACCGGATGAGAAGCTGTTGACCTTCGACGAAATTGCATCCGTTGTCCGGGTGCTCGCCGGTTACGGGGTGAGAAAGATCCGTCTGACCGGAGGAGAACCGCTTGTGCGCAAGAACCTGGAGGTCCTTGTCGGTATGCTGTCAGCCATCCCCGGCATCGAAGACATAGCGCTGACAACCAACGGTATCTATTTTGCTTCCCGTGCGGAGAAGCTGCGGGAGGCCGGACTGACCCGGATCAACGTGTCGCTGGATTCGCTGCGGCCGGACCGCTTCTCCCTGATCACCCGCGGGGGAGACCTGAAACGCGTGCTGCAGGGACTGGAAGCCGCTTACCGGGTCGGGCTCGATCCGGTTAAGCTGAATGTCGTGCTGATGAAGGGCATGAATGACGATGAGATCGGGGATTTCCTCGCCATGACCCTGGAGCGGAATATTCACGTCCGTTTCATTGAATATATGCCGATCGGACACGAGGACGAAGGCTGGCGGGCCCGGTACCTGCCGCTGACGACCGTTCTGGAGAGGTGCGCGGAGCGCGGCTGGAAGGTCGATGCCCTCGAGAAGCCGATCTCCGGCAACGGACCGTCCCAGAATTACCGGATCGCCGGTGCTGCGGGAACGTTCGGGCTGATCCATCCGGTGAGCGATCACTTCTGCCAAACGTGCAACCGGCTTCGGCTGACGGCGGACGGCAACATCAAACCGTGCCTGTACTGGTCCGACGAGTTCAACGTGCGCCGGTATATCGGAGATGATGAGGCGCTGGCCGCCATGTTCTTCCGTGCGCTGGACGTCAAGCCGGAAAGCCATGAGATGGCCCAGGCGCTTCTGAAGCAGTCGCAGAGCCATACGCCTACCATACGGCGGATGTCACAGATCGGGGGATAA
- a CDS encoding molybdopterin molybdotransferase MoeA, which yields MNGLRFGRRAVTLEAAQAMIIEQARVLETEEAELTEAYGRRLACPVAAASPVPHFRRSGVDGYAVRAEDTAGAAGDRPLRLQVTETIPAGAVPQQRVEAGQAARIMTGAVVPEGADTVIMLEMTDAMEGARACGTVALHRAMKRGENITEIGEETAPGEPLLETGRVIGPGEAAILATFGWSRVPVFRRPNVAVFSTGSELLPVEAELEPGRIRCSNSYMLACQVQEAGGTARIHVHPAG from the coding sequence GTGAACGGACTTCGATTCGGACGCCGGGCGGTCACGCTGGAGGCTGCCCAGGCGATGATCATAGAGCAGGCGAGGGTGTTGGAAACAGAGGAAGCGGAGCTCACCGAAGCGTACGGACGGCGGCTGGCCTGCCCGGTCGCAGCGGCTTCCCCGGTGCCCCACTTCCGCCGTTCCGGCGTGGACGGCTATGCCGTAAGAGCAGAGGACACGGCGGGGGCCGCGGGAGACCGTCCCCTTCGGCTGCAGGTCACTGAGACCATTCCCGCGGGAGCCGTGCCGCAGCAGCGGGTGGAAGCCGGCCAGGCGGCCCGGATCATGACCGGCGCGGTCGTGCCCGAGGGGGCGGACACGGTCATCATGCTCGAGATGACCGACGCCATGGAAGGGGCGCGGGCATGCGGTACGGTAGCCCTGCACCGGGCAATGAAACGCGGCGAGAATATTACCGAGATCGGGGAGGAAACCGCTCCCGGAGAGCCGCTGCTCGAAACGGGACGCGTCATCGGGCCCGGAGAGGCCGCCATCCTGGCTACCTTCGGCTGGAGCCGGGTGCCGGTGTTCCGCAGACCGAACGTGGCGGTATTCTCGACCGGCTCGGAGCTGCTTCCTGTGGAAGCGGAGCTGGAGCCCGGACGAATCCGATGCAGCAATTCGTACATGCTGGCCTGCCAGGTACAGGAAGCCGGAGGCACGGCCCGCATCCATGTCCATCCTGCCGGATGA
- a CDS encoding molybdopterin-binding protein, with translation MSILPDDAAQVEAELLKAIEWADVVVTTGGVSVGDKDVLVELFERWDGELWFNKIAMRPGSPTSAGRWRGKPLFALSGNPGACYVGFELLVRPYLRAVMGAASPLPAESTAQLGCTYGKGSAYPRYVRGTTYVEDGLLQAVPAGHDKSSIMVSIKDADCLIHLPAGGRGTEKGTQVRILHIGRGTG, from the coding sequence ATGTCCATCCTGCCGGATGACGCCGCTCAGGTGGAAGCGGAGCTGCTGAAGGCCATAGAATGGGCGGATGTGGTGGTGACGACCGGCGGGGTCTCCGTAGGGGACAAGGATGTGCTTGTAGAGCTCTTCGAGCGGTGGGACGGGGAGCTGTGGTTTAACAAAATCGCCATGCGGCCCGGCAGTCCCACTTCCGCCGGCAGATGGCGGGGCAAGCCGCTGTTTGCACTGTCCGGGAATCCCGGAGCCTGCTATGTAGGCTTCGAACTGCTCGTAAGGCCGTACCTGAGGGCAGTCATGGGAGCCGCCTCGCCGCTGCCTGCCGAGAGCACAGCGCAGCTGGGGTGCACCTACGGCAAAGGCTCGGCCTACCCCCGCTATGTCCGGGGAACAACCTATGTGGAGGACGGCCTGCTGCAGGCGGTTCCCGCAGGACATGACAAGTCCAGTATTATGGTGTCCATCAAGGATGCCGACTGCCTGATCCATCTTCCGGCCGGCGGACGCGGCACGGAAAAGGGGACCCAGGTGCGGATTCTTCATATCGGCAGGGGAACCGGTTGA
- a CDS encoding sporulation protein YjcZ, giving the protein MSAVGGYYTTTGVILVLFILLVIVSRALVI; this is encoded by the coding sequence ATGAGCGCTGTTGGCGGATACTACACTACGACGGGCGTTATTCTGGTTCTCTTTATCCTGCTCGTAATCGTTTCCCGTGCACTGGTAATCTAA
- a CDS encoding SH3 domain-containing C40 family peptidase has product MKKQLLAIVLGAAVAFSSIPYQALAFSYEVSKVKVVSSVSFRTQPSTSGERIRYLKAGELLDLVSVYNSYWLQVKDASGQVGYVSSSSTYVRMTTVQVDTEPNGEITASVSFRTGPSTNDARIRYFQEGEKVLVLERTNDYWYKVQDASGVEGYVSSSSQYITTTFAGAAEEVIEAEPVEALFQSEPNATALASVSFRSGPSTDSSRIRYLAKGEKLLVLNKVNSYWYNVQDQYGVIGYVSTSSQYISTTFVEPYKLLSPSVAAQQVIDAGMKYIGVPYEFGSSRYDLSTFDCSDFVRQSFLDGTGQLLPGDSRSQGAYVKSIGKTSGEWRQLKAGDLMFFMSYKGSSASSYEGIDKSTETITHVGIYLGDGRVLHTYSVESGGVRIDTVAGSQWEKRFLFGGSTY; this is encoded by the coding sequence ATGAAAAAACAGCTGCTCGCCATCGTACTCGGCGCCGCCGTGGCTTTCTCATCGATCCCTTATCAAGCCCTTGCTTTCTCTTATGAAGTATCCAAAGTCAAAGTCGTCTCCAGCGTCAGCTTCCGCACCCAGCCTTCCACCTCCGGTGAGCGCATCCGCTATCTGAAAGCCGGCGAGCTGCTGGACCTCGTCAGCGTCTACAACAGCTACTGGCTGCAGGTCAAGGATGCGTCCGGGCAAGTAGGCTACGTATCCTCTTCCTCCACGTACGTGCGGATGACTACGGTGCAGGTCGACACGGAGCCGAACGGCGAGATCACCGCTTCCGTTTCCTTCCGGACAGGCCCTTCCACGAACGACGCCCGGATCCGCTATTTCCAGGAAGGCGAGAAGGTCCTCGTCCTTGAACGAACCAATGATTACTGGTACAAAGTACAGGATGCGAGCGGGGTCGAAGGCTACGTCAGCTCTTCTTCACAGTACATTACGACGACCTTCGCCGGAGCGGCCGAAGAGGTAATCGAAGCCGAGCCGGTTGAAGCTTTGTTCCAATCGGAGCCGAATGCAACCGCCCTGGCTTCCGTATCGTTCCGCAGCGGACCTTCCACCGACTCTTCGCGGATCCGCTATCTGGCCAAAGGCGAGAAGCTGCTCGTCCTGAACAAAGTGAACAGCTACTGGTACAACGTTCAGGACCAGTATGGAGTCATCGGCTATGTGAGCACGAGCTCCCAGTATATCAGCACGACATTCGTTGAACCGTACAAGCTCCTCAGCCCTTCGGTGGCGGCACAGCAAGTGATCGATGCCGGCATGAAATATATCGGCGTGCCGTACGAGTTCGGCTCGAGCCGCTACGACCTGTCGACGTTCGACTGCTCCGATTTTGTCCGTCAGAGCTTCCTCGACGGAACGGGCCAGCTGCTGCCGGGCGATTCCCGCAGCCAGGGAGCATATGTGAAATCGATCGGCAAAACCTCGGGCGAATGGAGACAGCTGAAGGCCGGCGATCTCATGTTCTTCATGTCCTACAAAGGCTCGAGCGCATCGAGCTATGAAGGTATCGACAAGTCCACCGAGACGATCACCCACGTCGGTATCTACCTCGGAGACGGCCGTGTGCTGCACACGTACTCGGTTGAATCCGGCGGAGTCCGTATCGATACGGTCGCGGGCTCCCAGTGGGAGAAGCGCTTCCTCTTCGGCGGCTCCACTTACTAA
- a CDS encoding copper amine oxidase N-terminal domain-containing protein, which translates to MKTLSAKVLPLALSLALTLPVAAASLPYITNVASAHTLSVNSPASDLRATVDRLLGEHALLAILAMQKGIDGAADFNDAAAALDKNSDELSDAIGSVYGKEAGDQFRVLWKKHIPFFVDYVKATAANDEAGRKTAVDELVEYAGEFGAFLESANPNFKQADIVASLKGHVSTLITAFDKYNAKDYTAAYASVREAYGHMFMTGDYLASGIAKQYPDQFNWSGTSQKASDLRIAVDRLLAEHGFLAALTMQKGLDGAPDFAAAAAALDQNSDELSDAIGSVYGKEAGDQFRVLWKKHIGFFVDYVTAAAKMDEAGRKEAIDELTEYAGEFAAFLAGANPNLSKDSLAKELDNHVGHLQKAFDSYAAKDYASAYSSLRTAYSHMYMTGDSLSGAIVTQFNEKFHDAGMAASPKVWMKIGGSELMIDDKTVVMDTAPYMSGTHTYIPLRYLAEAIGAEVKWEEAARTIRVMTGGNTATFWIDKDYMELNGEPQAIGSPVMMKDGRTQVPLRFITELLGWDVKWNESDWSITLTKAMSMTSSPAHSH; encoded by the coding sequence ATGAAAACCTTGTCCGCAAAAGTGCTTCCGCTCGCCCTGAGCCTTGCCCTGACGCTTCCGGTTGCTGCGGCTTCCCTTCCATATATAACGAATGTCGCCAGCGCCCATACGCTGAGCGTGAACAGCCCGGCTTCCGACCTGCGGGCCACTGTGGATCGTCTGCTTGGTGAACATGCCCTGCTTGCGATCCTCGCCATGCAAAAAGGAATCGACGGCGCCGCCGACTTCAACGATGCTGCCGCCGCCCTCGACAAGAACAGCGACGAGCTCTCCGATGCGATCGGCTCCGTGTACGGCAAGGAGGCGGGCGATCAGTTCCGCGTCCTCTGGAAAAAGCACATTCCGTTCTTCGTCGACTATGTCAAAGCCACCGCGGCGAACGACGAAGCGGGCCGCAAAACCGCGGTCGATGAGCTTGTGGAGTACGCCGGCGAGTTCGGCGCTTTCCTCGAGTCGGCTAACCCGAACTTCAAGCAGGCCGACATCGTCGCATCGCTCAAGGGCCACGTCAGCACGCTGATCACTGCCTTTGACAAATACAATGCCAAAGATTACACCGCCGCCTACGCTTCCGTGCGTGAAGCTTACGGCCACATGTTCATGACCGGGGATTACCTGGCCTCGGGCATCGCCAAGCAGTATCCTGACCAGTTCAACTGGAGCGGAACTTCGCAGAAAGCTTCCGACCTGCGTATCGCCGTAGACCGCCTCCTGGCCGAACACGGCTTCCTGGCCGCACTCACCATGCAGAAGGGCCTGGACGGCGCTCCGGACTTTGCGGCAGCCGCTGCGGCGCTTGATCAGAACAGCGACGAGCTGTCGGACGCGATCGGTTCCGTGTACGGCAAAGAAGCCGGCGATCAGTTCCGGGTCCTCTGGAAGAAGCATATCGGCTTCTTCGTAGACTATGTGACAGCGGCAGCCAAGATGGACGAAGCGGGACGCAAAGAAGCTATCGACGAGCTGACCGAATATGCCGGTGAATTCGCCGCTTTCCTCGCGGGAGCCAACCCGAACCTGAGCAAGGATTCCCTTGCCAAAGAGCTTGATAATCATGTAGGACACCTGCAAAAAGCATTCGATTCCTACGCGGCCAAAGACTACGCGAGCGCTTACAGCAGCCTGCGCACCGCTTACTCCCACATGTACATGACGGGCGATTCCTTATCTGGTGCCATTGTAACCCAGTTCAATGAGAAATTCCATGACGCCGGGATGGCGGCCTCCCCGAAGGTATGGATGAAGATCGGCGGCAGCGAGCTCATGATTGACGACAAGACCGTGGTGATGGATACCGCTCCGTACATGTCCGGCACCCACACCTATATCCCCCTGCGCTACCTCGCTGAGGCCATCGGCGCCGAAGTGAAGTGGGAGGAAGCTGCCCGCACGATCCGGGTGATGACGGGCGGCAATACGGCCACCTTCTGGATTGACAAGGATTACATGGAGCTGAACGGCGAGCCCCAAGCGATCGGCTCCCCGGTCATGATGAAAGACGGCCGGACCCAGGTGCCTCTGCGTTTCATCACGGAACTCCTCGGCTGGGATGTGAAGTGGAATGAGAGTGATTGGTCCATCACGCTGACCAAGGCGATGTCCATGACCTCCTCCCCGGCGCACAGCCATTAA
- a CDS encoding RNA polymerase sigma factor translates to MYGTLTDQELIERITARDEEALTMLYDRYEKAVYAFAYRMVQDPMMAEEVVQELFLRIWNAAARYDSGQGKLTTWMFTLTRNITIDALRKKRRRSPQQPAEPEALAFVADDRADTEGEVESRWVGEEIQAALQVLNQDQKQVLEWIYYQGYTQQEVSERYAIPLGTVKSRVRLALKQLQQRLSHIGRREIGHD, encoded by the coding sequence ATGTACGGAACTTTAACCGATCAGGAGCTGATCGAGCGCATAACGGCCAGGGATGAAGAAGCGCTGACGATGCTGTATGACCGATATGAGAAGGCTGTATACGCGTTTGCCTACCGGATGGTTCAGGATCCGATGATGGCCGAGGAGGTCGTGCAGGAGCTGTTCCTGCGCATCTGGAATGCGGCAGCGAGATATGACAGCGGCCAAGGGAAGCTGACGACGTGGATGTTCACGCTGACCCGCAATATTACCATCGATGCCCTGCGCAAAAAACGGCGGCGAAGCCCGCAGCAGCCGGCGGAGCCGGAGGCGCTCGCTTTCGTGGCGGATGACCGTGCCGATACCGAAGGCGAAGTGGAGAGCCGGTGGGTCGGGGAGGAAATCCAGGCCGCGCTGCAGGTGCTGAACCAGGACCAGAAGCAGGTGCTGGAGTGGATCTATTACCAAGGCTACACGCAGCAGGAAGTGTCGGAACGCTACGCGATCCCGCTGGGCACGGTCAAAAGCCGGGTCCGGCTGGCGCTGAAGCAGCTTCAGCAGCGGCTGTCGCATATAGGAAGGAGGGAGATCGGCCATGACTAA
- a CDS encoding anti-sigma factor, whose product MTNHQEEACCEGVELYVLDALTPEAAKMEKMVQLQPAAEQLVSKGLASIVIDDKGTHLIVTAENLPAVQKEQAFQVWLIKGEQKVNAGTFYPHDGKGSISYTFQPQDYDMVAITLEPDAHGEQPRGAMVMMAGLKS is encoded by the coding sequence ATGACTAACCACCAGGAAGAAGCATGCTGCGAAGGGGTCGAGCTCTACGTATTGGATGCCCTGACGCCGGAGGCGGCAAAGATGGAGAAGATGGTGCAGCTCCAGCCGGCGGCGGAGCAGCTGGTGTCCAAGGGTCTCGCCTCGATCGTCATCGACGATAAGGGCACCCATCTCATCGTGACGGCGGAGAACCTGCCGGCGGTGCAGAAGGAGCAGGCCTTCCAGGTCTGGCTGATCAAAGGGGAGCAGAAGGTCAATGCCGGCACGTTCTATCCGCATGACGGCAAGGGCTCCATCTCCTACACCTTCCAGCCGCAGGATTATGACATGGTTGCCATTACACTGGAGCCGGACGCGCACGGGGAGCAGCCCCGGGGCGCGATGGTGATGATGGCCGGGCTCAAGAGCTAG
- a CDS encoding GNAT family N-acetyltransferase: MSGNINIRRMGREDWNESLDLSSFAFQYPLTPEEREERLAQMVPEEQWGAYVEDKLAARMTVLNLETWIQGKVYAMGGIAGVATWPEYRRGGLVSKLLCNALSVMREQGQTVSFLHPFQFAFYRRYGWETYAEYKQYEIAVGQLPRFEPQGGRVVRGEPDIALLDSLYETYAQCYNGMLKRTESWWKNRILERKKGTTAVYYGADGEAAGYVHYQVKDRVCTVHELVHLKREARLALWRFLADHDSMIDKLVIRVPNDDRLPFLLDDPRIKQETIPYFMARIVDVKSFIEKYPFVSGAEAAFLLEIQDEHADWNNGVFTVTVDESGTARVAAEPLQVSDLPSVSCSIQTLTALLTGYQRPSFLQDIGRLQGTLQGLGMLERLVPARTTYLADFF; the protein is encoded by the coding sequence ATGAGCGGGAACATAAACATACGACGCATGGGAAGAGAAGATTGGAACGAGAGTCTGGATCTCTCGTCGTTCGCTTTTCAATATCCGTTGACACCGGAGGAGCGCGAGGAGCGCCTGGCCCAGATGGTGCCGGAAGAGCAGTGGGGCGCTTACGTGGAAGATAAGCTGGCGGCGCGGATGACGGTGCTGAACCTGGAAACCTGGATTCAGGGCAAGGTGTATGCCATGGGCGGCATTGCCGGTGTGGCGACCTGGCCGGAATACCGCAGGGGCGGCCTTGTGTCCAAGCTGCTGTGCAACGCGCTCTCCGTCATGAGGGAGCAGGGGCAGACGGTATCCTTCCTGCACCCGTTCCAATTCGCCTTCTACCGCCGCTACGGCTGGGAAACTTATGCGGAGTACAAACAGTATGAGATCGCCGTGGGGCAGCTGCCCAGGTTTGAGCCGCAGGGGGGGAGAGTCGTACGGGGAGAGCCCGACATCGCTCTGCTCGACAGCCTGTACGAGACCTATGCCCAGTGTTATAACGGGATGCTGAAGAGAACGGAATCCTGGTGGAAGAACCGGATTCTGGAGCGCAAAAAAGGAACGACCGCCGTGTACTACGGGGCGGACGGCGAGGCGGCGGGGTACGTGCATTACCAGGTGAAGGACCGTGTCTGTACGGTACATGAGCTTGTGCACCTGAAACGGGAGGCCCGCCTGGCCTTGTGGAGGTTCCTGGCGGACCATGATTCCATGATCGACAAGCTGGTGATCCGGGTGCCGAATGATGACCGGCTGCCGTTCCTGCTGGACGATCCGCGGATCAAGCAGGAAACCATCCCTTATTTCATGGCGAGAATTGTGGATGTGAAGTCCTTTATCGAGAAATACCCGTTCGTCTCCGGGGCGGAAGCGGCCTTCCTGCTGGAGATTCAGGATGAGCATGCCGATTGGAACAACGGGGTATTCACGGTCACCGTGGATGAATCCGGCACAGCCCGTGTAGCCGCAGAACCGCTTCAGGTGAGCGATCTGCCGAGCGTATCCTGCAGCATCCAAACCTTGACCGCACTGCTCACCGGATATCAGCGTCCGTCGTTCCTCCAGGATATCGGGCGGCTGCAGGGTACGCTGCAGGGACTGGGGATGCTGGAGCGGCTCGTTCCTGCACGGACAACCTATCTGGCGGACTTTTTCTAG
- a CDS encoding extracellular solute-binding protein: MLMLSGCTLGQGKEGAGALKPLGKDEKAVIKVMYYEKSSLFQQYGALFMAKYPNVDIEVVSTQSIYGRDKDPVKAFEELVEAEKPDVLYFESPNAFVKWAGEGKLLPLDDVIQADKFDIENMLPAVTETLRAQGGGKLYGLSPSFYSSALFYNKGLFEKHGVPLPKDGMSWAEVLELAKRFPTDGQSEERVYGYGENNSFMGGGDDPMGFRYFTMIGHTQGLSYLDPKREKVTLQTEGWKQALQLAVDGIQSGALYDPAKGPQIDFSKGVSREEMLERNPFVSGRIAMTVEGTYLISELERAKDIRKDKEPVNWDIVTVPVDPQNPGTSNALSISEVFSVRSDSPNARAAWEFVKYINSEEMARVKSKMDEGRLLSRTAYVKDKDGRSLEPFYKLGVSEKVTEQATEAAAVPMSFYSEFSRIGGQEVGAVVDGKKTADEALAAMQNGLQEALTRTKQEEAAKEQQEAASKPAG; the protein is encoded by the coding sequence ATGCTGATGCTGTCCGGATGCACGCTGGGGCAGGGGAAAGAAGGAGCAGGGGCACTGAAGCCGCTCGGCAAAGACGAAAAAGCGGTGATCAAGGTCATGTATTATGAAAAAAGCAGCTTGTTCCAGCAGTATGGGGCGCTGTTCATGGCCAAATATCCGAATGTGGATATCGAGGTCGTCTCCACGCAGAGCATATACGGGCGGGATAAAGATCCGGTGAAGGCGTTCGAGGAGCTGGTCGAGGCGGAAAAGCCGGATGTGCTGTATTTCGAATCACCGAATGCCTTCGTCAAGTGGGCGGGAGAAGGGAAGCTGCTCCCCTTGGATGACGTCATTCAAGCGGACAAGTTCGACATCGAGAATATGCTGCCCGCCGTAACCGAGACGCTTCGCGCGCAGGGGGGAGGCAAGCTGTACGGACTCAGCCCGTCCTTCTACAGCAGCGCTCTGTTCTACAATAAAGGTTTGTTCGAAAAGCATGGCGTGCCTCTCCCCAAGGATGGGATGAGCTGGGCCGAGGTGTTGGAGCTGGCCAAAAGGTTCCCGACGGATGGACAGAGTGAGGAACGGGTATACGGGTATGGAGAGAATAACTCGTTTATGGGAGGTGGCGACGATCCGATGGGCTTCCGGTATTTTACGATGATCGGGCATACCCAAGGGCTGTCCTATCTGGATCCGAAACGCGAGAAGGTTACCCTGCAGACGGAGGGCTGGAAGCAGGCCCTGCAGCTTGCCGTGGACGGCATCCAATCCGGTGCGCTGTATGACCCGGCCAAGGGGCCGCAGATCGACTTCAGTAAAGGCGTCAGCAGGGAAGAGATGCTGGAGCGCAATCCGTTCGTCTCCGGCCGAATCGCGATGACCGTCGAGGGAACCTATCTGATCAGCGAGCTGGAGCGGGCCAAGGACATCCGCAAGGACAAAGAGCCCGTCAACTGGGACATTGTCACGGTTCCGGTCGATCCGCAAAACCCGGGGACATCGAATGCCCTCTCAATCTCCGAAGTGTTCTCCGTACGTTCCGATTCCCCCAATGCCAGAGCGGCCTGGGAGTTCGTCAAGTACATCAACTCCGAGGAAATGGCAAGGGTCAAGAGCAAGATGGATGAGGGAAGACTGCTGTCCCGGACCGCCTATGTCAAGGACAAGGACGGACGGAGCCTAGAGCCCTTCTATAAGCTCGGGGTGAGCGAGAAGGTGACCGAGCAGGCGACGGAGGCTGCAGCCGTTCCCATGTCGTTCTACTCCGAATTCTCCAGGATCGGCGGACAAGAGGTTGGGGCGGTGGTAGACGGCAAAAAAACGGCCGATGAGGCGCTTGCGGCCATGCAGAACGGGCTCCAGGAAGCGCTGACGAGGACAAAGCAGGAAGAGGCGGCGAAGGAGCAGCAGGAAGCGGCTTCGAAGCCGGCAGGGTAG
- a CDS encoding VOC family protein yields MAERKQIGSSLTVLMVSDVERSKAYYREVLGFQVTDWWAERDGLGGLALKLLQAPDPSAVRPNPPQAGDTQAYDVYAYVDSWEALDSLYEEFRSRGAVFSGEPVIYPDGGPWKEFVVRDGDGYGLAFGGIEGSKGGQDAVTSPVESRIDSVILWVRDLERSADQYGRLLGVEVRTEDRQEHLHIFRLENGTDLILDSSGELSSAGAGRGGALFKLETRDIDAAYRRAQELEFEAVFGISRHSRVSFFNLRDGDGNILTISQSR; encoded by the coding sequence ATGGCGGAAAGGAAACAAATCGGCAGCTCGCTTACCGTGCTGATGGTGTCAGATGTGGAGCGGTCCAAGGCTTACTACCGGGAAGTACTGGGATTTCAGGTGACCGACTGGTGGGCGGAGCGGGACGGACTCGGAGGACTGGCGCTGAAGCTGCTTCAGGCACCGGACCCGTCGGCCGTGCGACCGAATCCGCCCCAGGCGGGAGATACGCAGGCCTATGACGTCTATGCCTACGTGGATAGCTGGGAGGCGCTGGATTCCCTGTATGAGGAATTCCGGAGCAGGGGCGCCGTCTTCAGCGGCGAGCCGGTAATTTATCCGGACGGCGGACCCTGGAAGGAATTTGTGGTCCGTGACGGTGACGGCTACGGGCTGGCGTTCGGCGGCATCGAAGGCTCCAAGGGCGGGCAGGATGCCGTGACTTCGCCGGTCGAGAGCCGGATCGATTCGGTGATCCTCTGGGTGCGGGACCTGGAGCGTTCCGCTGACCAGTACGGCCGGCTGCTCGGCGTCGAGGTGCGCACCGAGGACCGGCAGGAGCACCTGCACATCTTCCGGCTGGAAAACGGCACCGACCTGATCCTCGACAGCAGCGGCGAGCTGAGCTCTGCAGGAGCGGGGAGGGGAGGCGCGCTGTTCAAGCTGGAGACCCGTGACATCGACGCGGCCTACCGGAGAGCGCAGGAGCTCGAATTCGAAGCGGTCTTCGGGATCTCCCGCCACTCCCGCGTTTCCTTCTTCAATCTCCGCGACGGAGATGGCAATATTCTCACGATCTCGCAGAGCCGCTGA